From one Paramormyrops kingsleyae isolate MSU_618 chromosome 1, PKINGS_0.4, whole genome shotgun sequence genomic stretch:
- the lepa gene encoding leptin a, which yields MWTQTSGLKRTDISMNLSTAVLISHLLMLLGSGLSRSLSAENIASFLKMQMKITINRIKHINVQVSTNITFEGQNFIPDPDQPVKGLKSTEEKLSVFQKILEHLPDRQIEKDIVGLKSNIQQLAASMSCSTEKKESDKGLDAFLSRNKTNHRTIRNITLDRLSQFLTKLEETYTHQQLTC from the exons ATGTGGACGCAGACCTCAGGTCTCAAGAG GACAGACATAAGCATGAATCTCTCCACTGCTGTTCTCATTTCCCATTTACTCATGCTGTTGGGCAGTGGTTTGAGCAGATCTCTGTCAGCTGAGAACATTgcatcttttttaaaaatgcaaatgaaaatcaCCATAAACAGAATAAAGCACATTAATGTACAG GTGTCAACTAACATTACTTTCGAAGGCCAGAACTTCATTCCAGATCCGGACCAGCCAGTCAAGGGATTAAAGTCCACAGAAGAGAAGCTCAGCGTTTTCCAGAAAATTTTAGAGCACCTACCCGACAGGCAAATTGAGAAGGATATAGTCGGTCTCAAAAGCAACATCCAACAGCTTGCAGCTTCCATGAGCTGCTCCACAGAGAAGAAAGAAAGTGACAAGGGCTTGGATGCTTTTTTGAGCAGAAACAAGACCAACCACCGGACCATCAGGAACATCACACTTGACAGGCTGAGCCAGTTCTTGACCAAGTTAGAGGAAACTTACACGCATCAACAATTAACCTGCTGA